In Vitis vinifera cultivar Pinot Noir 40024 chromosome 17, ASM3070453v1, one genomic interval encodes:
- the LOC100245004 gene encoding uncharacterized protein LOC100245004 isoform X1 produces the protein MEGNSRASWQPVMTSDTTTSSYWLNWRVLLCSIWILMSTVFASFLIWKYEGFRNSQHENRESQNDTAGALYEDEVWKPCLKEIHPVWLLAFRVFAFFVLLVLLIINAIVDGGSIFYFYTQWTFTLITIYFGLGSLLSMYGCYQYHNKVGGESVDDAGLDAEQGRVHGENFNLSNTAKTSHSHDRQHVRKAAGIWAYVFQIIFQMNAGAVMLTDCVFWFIIVPFLTIKDYNLNFLIINMHTINAVFLFGDAVLNRLRFPWFRIAYFFLWTIVFVVFQWIVHAIVSLWWPYPFLDLSSPFSPLWYSSVALMHIPCYGVFALIMKLKHFLLAKWFPESHHL, from the exons ATGGAAG GAAACTCCAGAGCTTCTTGGCAGCCAGTCATGACTTCCGATACAACCACGTCAAGTTACTGGCTTAACTGGAGGGTACTGCTTTGCAGCATATGGATCTTGATGTCCACTGTCTTTGCTTCCTTTCTCATATGGAAATACGAAGGTTTCCGCAATTCACAACATGAAAACAGAGAATCCCAGAATGACACTGCAGGAGCTTTGTATGAGGATGAAGTTTGGAAGCCATGCCTGAAAGAAATCCACCCTGTTTGGCTGCTGGCTTTCCGGGTCTTCGCATTCTTTGTTCTTTTGGTACTGCTAATCATCAATGCCATTGTGGATGGAGGGAGCATATTTTACTTCTATACTCA GTGGACTTTTACATTGATCACAATTTATTTTGGG CTTGGGTCGTTGCTCTCCATGTATGGATGCTACCAGTATCACAACAAAGTTGGTGGTGAAAGTGTTGATGATGCGGGTTTAGACGCAGAGCAGGGCAGGGTGCATGGAGAAAATTTTAACTTGTCCAATACAGCAAAAACTTCACATTCCCATGACAGACAACATGTCCGCAAAGCTGCCGGAATTTGGGCTTATgtgtttcaaattattttccaG ATGAATGCAGGTGCAGTGATGCTCACAGATTGCGTGTTTTGGTTCATAATAGTTCCATTTCTTACCATCAAAGACTACAATTTGAACTTT TTGATTATAAATATGCATACTATCAATGCTGTGTTCTTGTTTGGTGATGCTGTTTTGAATCGCTTG CGTTTCCCCTGGTTTCGGATCGCATACTTCTTTCTGTGGACAATTGTTTTCGTTGTTTTCCAGTGGATCGTCCATGCTATTGTCTCACTTTG GTGGCCATATCCATTTCTCGACTTGTCATCTCCTTTTTCTCCATTATG GTACTCGTCGGTAGCACTGATGCATATCCCATGCTATGGTGTCTTTGCGTTGATCATGAAGCTGAAACACTTCCTTTTGGCTAAATGGTTTCCTGAGTCCCATCACTTGTGA
- the LOC100245004 gene encoding uncharacterized protein LOC100245004 isoform X2: MTSDTTTSSYWLNWRVLLCSIWILMSTVFASFLIWKYEGFRNSQHENRESQNDTAGALYEDEVWKPCLKEIHPVWLLAFRVFAFFVLLVLLIINAIVDGGSIFYFYTQWTFTLITIYFGLGSLLSMYGCYQYHNKVGGESVDDAGLDAEQGRVHGENFNLSNTAKTSHSHDRQHVRKAAGIWAYVFQIIFQMNAGAVMLTDCVFWFIIVPFLTIKDYNLNFLIINMHTINAVFLFGDAVLNRLRFPWFRIAYFFLWTIVFVVFQWIVHAIVSLWWPYPFLDLSSPFSPLWYSSVALMHIPCYGVFALIMKLKHFLLAKWFPESHHL, translated from the exons ATGACTTCCGATACAACCACGTCAAGTTACTGGCTTAACTGGAGGGTACTGCTTTGCAGCATATGGATCTTGATGTCCACTGTCTTTGCTTCCTTTCTCATATGGAAATACGAAGGTTTCCGCAATTCACAACATGAAAACAGAGAATCCCAGAATGACACTGCAGGAGCTTTGTATGAGGATGAAGTTTGGAAGCCATGCCTGAAAGAAATCCACCCTGTTTGGCTGCTGGCTTTCCGGGTCTTCGCATTCTTTGTTCTTTTGGTACTGCTAATCATCAATGCCATTGTGGATGGAGGGAGCATATTTTACTTCTATACTCA GTGGACTTTTACATTGATCACAATTTATTTTGGG CTTGGGTCGTTGCTCTCCATGTATGGATGCTACCAGTATCACAACAAAGTTGGTGGTGAAAGTGTTGATGATGCGGGTTTAGACGCAGAGCAGGGCAGGGTGCATGGAGAAAATTTTAACTTGTCCAATACAGCAAAAACTTCACATTCCCATGACAGACAACATGTCCGCAAAGCTGCCGGAATTTGGGCTTATgtgtttcaaattattttccaG ATGAATGCAGGTGCAGTGATGCTCACAGATTGCGTGTTTTGGTTCATAATAGTTCCATTTCTTACCATCAAAGACTACAATTTGAACTTT TTGATTATAAATATGCATACTATCAATGCTGTGTTCTTGTTTGGTGATGCTGTTTTGAATCGCTTG CGTTTCCCCTGGTTTCGGATCGCATACTTCTTTCTGTGGACAATTGTTTTCGTTGTTTTCCAGTGGATCGTCCATGCTATTGTCTCACTTTG GTGGCCATATCCATTTCTCGACTTGTCATCTCCTTTTTCTCCATTATG GTACTCGTCGGTAGCACTGATGCATATCCCATGCTATGGTGTCTTTGCGTTGATCATGAAGCTGAAACACTTCCTTTTGGCTAAATGGTTTCCTGAGTCCCATCACTTGTGA
- the LOC100267315 gene encoding uncharacterized protein LOC100267315: MHALSFKGFPDLNVGRERSWPGRLYHCTGTRKDGWNCRDFRRNCRIFACSSGANGENQSPSSFLSRSQTYALLKQQLQVAAKSEDYKEAARLRDSLRLFEEEEPVLRLRRLIKEAVADERFEDAARYRDELKEIAPHSLLKCSSDATTVGIRVQVRSVYIEGRSQPSKGQFFFAYRIRITNNSDRPVQLLRRHWIITDANGKIEHVWGIGVIGEQPVILPRTGFEYSSACPLSTPNGRMEGDFEMKHIDKVGSQTFNVAIAPFSLSTLGDESDTFEM; the protein is encoded by the exons ATGCATGCATTGAGTTTCAAAGGGTTTCCCGATTTGAACGTTGGCAGGGAGCGCTCTTGGCCTGGCCGACTGTACCATTGTACAGGGACGAGAAAGGATGGTTGGAATTGTAGGGATTTTAGGAGAAATTGCAGGATTTTTGCTTGTTCTTCGGGGGCAAATGGGGAGAATCAGAGCCCGAGTTCGTTTCTTTCTCGCAGTCAAACTTACGCTCTTCTGAAGCAGCAACTGCAGGTTGCTGCAAAATCTGAG GATTACAAAGAAGCTGCTAGACTACGCGATTCATTGAGATTATTTGAGGAAGAGGAGCCGGTTTTGCGTCTTCGCAGATTGATTAAAGAGGCAGTCGCCGATGAGAGGTTTGAG GATGCAGCTAGATACCGTGATGAGCTTAAGGAAATTGCACCGCATTCTCTCTTAAAATGTTCAAGTGACGCAACAACCGTG GGGATCAGGGTTCAAGTTAGAAGTGTGTACATTGAAGGTCGAAGTCAGCCTTCAAAAGGGCAGTTCTTTTTTGCGTATAGAATAAGAATTACCAATAACTCAGACCGCCCTGTTCAACTTCTCAGAAGGCATTGGATTATAACAGATGCAAATGGAAAAATTGAGCATGTCTG GGGGATTGGTGTCATAGGTGAACAGCCAGTTATACTTCCTAGAACCGGTTTTGAGTACTCATCTGCATGCCCATTAAGCACTCCAAATGGAAGAATG GAGGGTGACTTTGAAATGAAACATATTGACAAAGTGGGTTCTCAGACTTTCAATGTGGCAATTGCCCCATTTTCTCTCTCCACACTCGGAGATGAGTCTGATACATTTGAGATGTGA